The sequence tacaaatatatgtcgTTTTGGACTCctcaactattttctaaatataagttattttaacttatatgtattttttttctcttttgtttcttacccttgtttgataaatactaccactctcacaaataaataagttatcttttttaatacagaataaataaagaacaaCAAGttcatttgatctattttcttaatttttatgtACAAGTCTAAAATAACTTACATTTCAATCAGAGTATAAcgtagaaaaaaattatttgcatatcaaatttttaaaaaacacaCGTGCATGGTTGCTAAAAAAAGAGCACAATCACCATTAATTCCTTGATTCATGAATGTGGAGATTAaaagtatttttgaaaaaagaacataattcaattttatataatgatcatttgatctatttaAATAGATGATAAAGATTGTTTGAATCTGTCGTCACTCGTTTATTTTATAAGAGTTAGATACGGACTCGGCAACCAAACCCTTATGCTAGCAGGCCGCCGCACCACCACAAGCCGAGCCCGTTAGGCCCAACGGCCCAGTTCCCAGACGCAGGTCGGCCCATCAGCCCAAGACGCGAACGCAGCGGCGCCAGAAGACGAGCGCgagccgtgccggcccggccggaGCCGTCCCCATGCCGCCGCTGCGGGTGCCGGCGCGGCTGCTGCACGCGCGGGGCAAGACCACTGCGGCGCAGCACGTGGCGGCGCGGCACCTCGACTACGCCTTCGAGCGGCTCGCGGCGGCGCACCTCCCGCTCGTCGCGGCGTCGCCGCTGATCGACGCGCTGCGGGCCTCGCCCGAGCCGCTCGCGCTCCCGGGCCTGGCACGCCGCCTCCCGCTCCGCCTCCACCGCAGGGGCGCGCTCCACTTCATCCGCCTCTTCCCGCGAGTCTTCCACCTGCGCGCCCCGCTCCCGCTCTCGCTCTCGCTCACCCCGGCCGCGGCCTCCCTTCTCGCTGTCGCCACCtcgcccgccgccgcggcacGGACGCTCCATCGCCTCCTCGCGATGTCCGGCTCCCGCTCCCTGCCCCTCCGCGCTGTCTTCCGCGTCTGGCGCGAGCTCGCCCTCCCCGACGACTTCGAGGACTCCGTCGTCGCAGGGCATCCTCACCTCTTCCGCCTCGCCCCCAATCCCGCCGAGCCCAACACGCACATCCTACACCTCGTCGTGGATCCGGCTACCGAGGACTTCCCCCTGGCGGTGGAGAAGACCCGGCCGGACAGGTACGCCTTCAAGCTGCAGTTCCCGCCGGGGTTCAGGCTGACCAAAGAAT is a genomic window of Phragmites australis chromosome 24, lpPhrAust1.1, whole genome shotgun sequence containing:
- the LOC133908097 gene encoding protein ROOT PRIMORDIUM DEFECTIVE 1-like; translation: MPPLRVPARLLHARGKTTAAQHVAARHLDYAFERLAAAHLPLVAASPLIDALRASPEPLALPGLARRLPLRLHRRGALHFIRLFPRVFHLRAPLPLSLSLTPAAASLLAVATSPAAAARTLHRLLAMSGSRSLPLRAVFRVWRELALPDDFEDSVVAGHPHLFRLAPNPAEPNTHILHLVVDPATEDFPLAVEKTRPDRYAFKLQFPPGFRLTKEYRKKVKEWQLLPYAGPYEVVSQRAGGSKKVSKLARRKMEKRAVAIAHEFLSLTVEKMVEVEKFSQFRKWFGIEVNVRDVFLDHPGIFYLSAKGKRHMVFLREAYDRGRLVEPNDVSEARSKLVELMLLRRRGLGNANSSANMTSGATADARESDDGLYEHEDCLLDESEKQEQ